In Ectothiorhodospiraceae bacterium 2226, a single window of DNA contains:
- the glgC gene encoding glucose-1-phosphate adenylyltransferase, translating to MINPRILAIVMAGGEGKRLYPLTAERSKPAVPFGGRYRIVDFVLSNLVNSGIHSIYLLVQYKSQSLIEHVRRAWVMSPLLSGHFVTVVPPQMREGPHWFQGTADAVAQNLNLIDEHRPDLVAVFGADHIYRMNIKQMAQFHLEREADVTVAALPVPVNEATAFGVIDAEADGRIREFREKPAEPPSIPGDPEHAYASMGNYIFSTDVLCRALEESSNYKGYDFGGDVLPRLKDTHRVYAYNYGTNRIRGLKPYEDPAYWRDVGTVEAFYEAHFDFLGEEPKVDAFNKEWPLYSSHYPGPSAKLVSGEVNNSILGSGSIIKGAKVHNSILRREVTIEEGAEVDGCIIMDYVTIRRGAKLRRAIVDRFNVIEAGDTVGYDVEADRRRWPVSATGIVVVPKGRHMPRY from the coding sequence ATGATCAACCCGCGTATCCTCGCTATCGTGATGGCCGGCGGTGAGGGGAAGCGCCTCTACCCACTCACCGCAGAACGTTCCAAACCGGCGGTGCCCTTTGGTGGGCGTTACCGCATCGTGGATTTCGTTTTGAGCAATTTGGTCAACTCCGGAATCCATTCCATCTATCTCCTCGTGCAGTACAAGTCGCAATCCTTGATCGAGCACGTGCGCCGCGCCTGGGTGATGTCGCCGTTGCTCTCGGGACACTTCGTCACCGTGGTGCCGCCGCAAATGCGCGAGGGTCCGCACTGGTTCCAGGGCACCGCCGACGCCGTGGCGCAGAATCTCAACCTGATCGACGAGCACCGGCCTGACCTGGTGGCGGTGTTCGGTGCCGATCACATCTACCGCATGAACATCAAACAGATGGCGCAGTTTCACTTGGAGCGCGAGGCGGACGTCACGGTCGCGGCGTTGCCGGTGCCGGTGAACGAGGCCACCGCGTTTGGGGTGATCGACGCCGAGGCCGACGGGCGCATCCGCGAATTTCGCGAGAAGCCGGCGGAGCCGCCGTCCATCCCGGGCGATCCGGAGCACGCCTACGCCTCCATGGGCAACTACATCTTCAGTACCGACGTGCTCTGCAGAGCGCTGGAGGAATCGTCTAACTACAAGGGCTATGACTTCGGCGGCGACGTGCTGCCGCGTCTGAAGGACACCCATCGGGTGTACGCCTACAACTACGGCACCAACCGCATCCGCGGCCTCAAGCCGTACGAGGATCCCGCCTATTGGCGAGATGTCGGAACCGTCGAGGCCTTCTACGAGGCGCATTTCGATTTTCTGGGCGAGGAGCCCAAGGTCGACGCCTTCAACAAGGAGTGGCCGCTGTACTCCAGCCACTACCCGGGGCCGAGCGCCAAGCTGGTGTCGGGTGAGGTGAACAACAGCATCCTTGGCAGCGGGTCGATCATCAAAGGCGCCAAGGTGCACAACTCCATTCTACGGCGCGAGGTCACCATCGAGGAGGGCGCCGAGGTGGACGGCTGCATCATCATGGACTACGTCACCATCCGCCGTGGCGCCAAGCTGCGGCGCGCCATCGTGGATCGCTTCAACGTGATCGAGGCGGGCGATACCGTCGGCTATGACGTGGAGGCCGACCGGCGGCGCTGGCCGGTCAGCGCGACCGGTATCGTGGTGGTGCCCAAGGGGCGGCACATGCCGCGGTATTAG
- the acnB gene encoding bifunctional aconitate hydratase 2/2-methylisocitrate dehydratase: MIEEYRKHVDERAAQDLPPLPLNAEQTAALVEALKQPAPAEGAFLVELLTDRVPPGVDEAAYVKAAFLADVAKGTTRCALIDRKKATKLLGTMLGGYNIGPLVELLDDDDMAPVAARALSRMTLLFDAYHDVVHKAKTNNWAKEIVESWSDAHWFTQRPEIPAELTLTVFKVDGEINTDDLSPASEAWSRPDIPLHAKAMLINRMPDAIDQLIALKKQHGHAIVFVGDVVGTGSSRKSAINSVLWHIGDDIPYVPNKRTGGVILGGKIAPIFFNTAEDSGALPIECDVSALSTGDVIKVYPREGRITRADGSEVTRFDLRPSTLLDEVRAGGRIPLIIGRTLTDRTREALDLPASQVFQRPGDVADNGKGYTLAQKMVGRACGVTGIRPGTYCEPRITTVGSQDTTGAMTRDELKELACLGFSADLVMQSFCHTAAYPKPVDIKLQHDLPAFMSSRGGVVLRPGDGIIHSWLNRMLLPDTVGTGGDSHTRFPIGISFPAGSGLVAFAAALGVMPLDMPESVLVRFKGEMQPGITLRDLVNAIPYAAIQKGLLTVEKQNKKNVFSGRVLEIEGLPKLKVEQAFELADASAERSANGCTVRLDKEPIIEYLQSNITLLRWMIANGYQDQRTLQRRIEAMEAWLANPTLLEPDADAEYAEVIEIDLNEIKEPLLACPNDPDNIKPLSEVAGDTVDEVFIGSCMTNIGHYRAAGKLIEDVSDVPVRLWVVPPTRMDEHQLTEEGYYAIFGRAGARTEVPGCSLCMGNQARVKDNATVVSTSTRNFPNRMGKGAQVYLASAELSAITARLGRIPTVEEYMEYAKRIDPLADDIYRYLNFHEIEEYQAQAQKVIPIAAAG, from the coding sequence ATGATCGAAGAATATCGCAAGCACGTCGACGAGCGCGCCGCGCAGGATCTGCCGCCGCTGCCGCTGAATGCCGAACAAACCGCCGCGCTGGTCGAGGCGCTCAAGCAGCCCGCGCCCGCCGAGGGGGCGTTCCTGGTCGAACTGCTCACCGACCGCGTCCCGCCGGGCGTGGACGAGGCCGCTTACGTCAAGGCCGCCTTCCTGGCCGACGTCGCCAAGGGCACCACGCGCTGCGCGCTGATCGACCGCAAGAAGGCCACCAAGCTGTTGGGCACCATGCTGGGCGGCTACAACATCGGCCCGCTGGTCGAACTCCTGGATGACGACGACATGGCGCCGGTCGCGGCGCGGGCGCTGTCGCGCATGACGCTGTTGTTCGATGCCTATCACGACGTGGTGCACAAGGCCAAGACCAACAACTGGGCCAAGGAGATCGTCGAGTCCTGGAGCGACGCGCACTGGTTCACGCAGCGCCCCGAGATACCGGCGGAACTGACCCTCACCGTGTTCAAGGTCGACGGCGAGATCAACACCGACGACCTCTCGCCCGCCTCGGAGGCGTGGAGCCGCCCCGACATCCCGCTGCACGCCAAGGCCATGCTCATCAACCGCATGCCGGACGCCATCGACCAACTCATCGCGCTGAAGAAGCAGCACGGCCACGCCATCGTGTTCGTGGGCGACGTGGTCGGCACGGGTTCCTCGCGCAAGTCGGCCATCAATTCCGTGCTGTGGCACATCGGCGACGACATCCCCTACGTGCCCAACAAGCGCACCGGCGGCGTGATCCTGGGCGGCAAGATCGCCCCGATCTTCTTCAATACCGCGGAAGACTCGGGCGCGCTGCCCATCGAGTGCGACGTGAGCGCGCTCAGCACCGGCGACGTGATCAAGGTCTACCCCCGCGAGGGGCGCATCACGCGCGCGGACGGCAGCGAGGTCACCCGGTTCGACCTCAGGCCCAGCACGCTGCTGGACGAGGTGCGCGCGGGCGGGCGCATTCCGCTCATCATCGGCCGCACCCTCACCGACCGCACGCGCGAGGCGCTGGACCTGCCGGCGTCCCAGGTGTTCCAGCGCCCCGGCGACGTGGCCGACAATGGCAAGGGCTACACCCTGGCGCAGAAGATGGTCGGGCGCGCCTGCGGCGTGACCGGTATCCGCCCCGGTACCTACTGCGAGCCGCGCATCACCACGGTGGGCTCGCAGGACACCACCGGCGCCATGACGCGCGACGAATTGAAGGAACTCGCCTGCCTCGGCTTCTCGGCCGATCTGGTGATGCAGAGCTTCTGCCACACCGCCGCCTACCCCAAGCCGGTGGACATCAAACTGCAGCACGATCTGCCCGCCTTCATGAGCAGCCGCGGCGGCGTCGTGCTGCGCCCCGGCGACGGCATCATCCACTCCTGGCTGAACCGCATGTTGCTGCCCGACACCGTGGGCACCGGCGGCGACTCGCACACCCGCTTCCCGATCGGCATCAGCTTCCCGGCCGGCTCGGGCCTGGTGGCCTTCGCCGCGGCGCTGGGCGTGATGCCGCTCGACATGCCCGAATCCGTGCTGGTGCGCTTCAAGGGCGAGATGCAGCCCGGTATCACCCTGCGCGACCTGGTGAACGCCATCCCCTACGCGGCCATCCAAAAGGGTCTGCTGACGGTCGAGAAGCAGAACAAGAAAAACGTGTTCTCCGGCCGCGTGCTGGAGATCGAAGGCCTGCCGAAGCTCAAGGTCGAACAGGCCTTCGAGCTGGCCGACGCCTCGGCCGAGCGCTCCGCCAACGGCTGCACCGTGCGCCTCGACAAGGAACCGATCATCGAGTACCTGCAGTCCAACATCACTCTACTGCGCTGGATGATCGCCAACGGCTACCAGGACCAGCGCACCCTGCAGCGGCGCATCGAGGCCATGGAGGCCTGGCTCGCGAACCCGACGCTGCTCGAGCCCGACGCCGACGCCGAGTATGCCGAGGTGATAGAGATCGATCTGAACGAGATCAAAGAGCCCTTGCTCGCCTGCCCCAACGACCCGGACAACATCAAGCCGCTGTCCGAAGTCGCCGGCGACACCGTGGACGAGGTGTTCATCGGCTCGTGCATGACCAACATCGGCCACTACCGCGCGGCGGGCAAGCTGATCGAGGACGTGAGCGACGTGCCGGTGCGCCTATGGGTGGTGCCCCCGACGCGCATGGACGAACACCAGCTTACCGAGGAAGGCTATTACGCGATCTTCGGCCGCGCCGGCGCGCGCACCGAGGTGCCGGGCTGCTCGCTGTGCATGGGCAACCAGGCGCGCGTGAAGGACAATGCCACCGTGGTCTCCACCTCCACGCGCAACTTCCCCAACCGCATGGGCAAGGGCGCGCAGGTGTATCTCGCCTCGGCCGAGTTGTCCGCCATCACCGCGCGGCTCGGCCGCATCCCCACGGTCGAGGAGTACATGGAATACGCCAAGCGCATCGACCCGCTCGCGGACGACATCTACCGCTACCTCAACTTCCACGAGATCGAGGAATACCAGGCCCAGGCCCAGAAGGTCATCCCGATCGCCGCCGCCGGCTGA
- the purB gene encoding adenylosuccinate lyase, with the protein MDLTSMTAISAVDGRYRARAAELAGVFSEYGLIRYRVLVEVRWLQALARHPEIAEVPSLGEGAQRDLERLVAEFPVAHAERVKAIERTTNHDVKAVEYFLKEQVAGNAELAGVSEFLHFACTSEDINNLAYALMVEEGRAKHLLPRMDSVIAALRELAHAHAERPMLSRTHGQPASPTTLGKEVANVVYRLQRQRDQVAAVEVLGKINGAVGNYNAHLAAYPELDWEAFARDFVAGLGLGWNPYTTQIEPHDYLAELFDAVARFNTVLLDFDRDVWGYISLGYFKQRTVAGEVGSSTMPHKVNPIDFENSEGNLGVANALFAHFGAKLPVSRWQRDLSDSTVLRNIGTAFAHCIIAYEATLKGIGKLQADAARLAADLDHSWEVLAEPIQTVMRRYGVPEPYEKLKALTRGRGGIDQASLHAFIDTLEIPDAEKTRLKELSPATYVGNAAAQARRI; encoded by the coding sequence ATGGACCTGACGAGCATGACCGCCATCTCCGCCGTCGACGGCCGGTACCGCGCCCGCGCCGCCGAACTCGCCGGCGTGTTCAGCGAATATGGCTTGATCCGCTACCGCGTGCTGGTCGAGGTCCGTTGGCTGCAGGCCCTGGCACGCCATCCGGAGATTGCCGAGGTCCCGTCGCTCGGCGAGGGTGCCCAAAGGGATCTGGAACGGCTGGTGGCCGAGTTCCCCGTGGCGCACGCCGAGCGCGTGAAGGCCATCGAGCGCACCACCAACCATGACGTCAAGGCGGTCGAGTATTTCCTGAAGGAACAGGTTGCCGGTAACGCCGAGCTTGCCGGCGTGAGCGAGTTTCTGCATTTCGCCTGCACCTCGGAGGACATCAACAACCTCGCCTATGCGCTGATGGTGGAGGAGGGGCGCGCCAAGCACCTGCTGCCGCGCATGGACAGCGTGATCGCGGCGCTGCGCGAGCTCGCGCACGCCCATGCCGAACGGCCGATGCTCTCGCGCACGCACGGGCAGCCCGCCTCACCGACCACGCTCGGCAAGGAAGTGGCCAACGTGGTCTATCGCCTGCAGCGCCAGCGCGATCAGGTGGCGGCGGTCGAGGTGCTGGGCAAGATCAACGGCGCGGTCGGCAATTACAACGCGCACCTCGCGGCCTATCCCGAACTCGACTGGGAGGCCTTCGCGCGCGATTTCGTGGCGGGGCTCGGGCTCGGTTGGAATCCCTACACCACGCAGATCGAGCCGCACGACTATCTCGCCGAACTGTTCGACGCCGTGGCGCGCTTCAACACGGTGCTGCTCGACTTCGACCGCGACGTGTGGGGTTACATCTCGCTGGGCTACTTCAAGCAGCGCACCGTGGCGGGCGAGGTGGGCTCCTCGACCATGCCGCACAAGGTGAATCCCATCGATTTCGAAAACTCCGAAGGCAATCTTGGGGTGGCCAATGCGCTGTTCGCGCACTTTGGCGCCAAGCTGCCGGTGTCGCGCTGGCAGCGCGACCTCAGCGACTCCACCGTGCTGCGCAACATCGGCACCGCCTTTGCTCACTGCATCATCGCCTACGAGGCGACCCTCAAGGGCATCGGCAAGCTTCAGGCCGATGCCGCCCGCCTGGCGGCCGATCTCGATCACAGTTGGGAGGTGCTGGCCGAGCCCATCCAGACCGTGATGCGGCGCTACGGTGTGCCCGAACCCTACGAGAAACTCAAGGCGCTGACGCGCGGGCGGGGGGGCATCGACCAGGCATCGCTGCATGCCTTCATCGATACCCTCGAGATTCCCGATGCCGAGAAGACCCGGCTCAAGGAGTTGTCGCCGGCTACCTACGTCGGCAACGCCGCGGCGCAAGCCCGGCGCATTTAG
- a CDS encoding HAMP domain-containing protein: protein MSFFRSGSILRLVLLGYAAVAVPLMLGLIVAAAYVDQLARHSQVSVFHSANATQASRMLVEHVTALERTARQLHVLGDQGLLEVYESRRAQLHQTIDDLQGLRPAHREAIEGLRTREAEAYRQLSSGDAAQVRAAVEAFGQLNGAARAVLAESSQLIADSVAEMQRLADRTQSLLYWQIWGLIPAALLLGAFFATLIVRPLKRLSGAIRRLGDGDFSGPIAVQGPDDLRALGRHLEWMRQRVVALENQKVNFLRHMSHELKTPLTTIRESSQLLNEGVAGTLNDEQGEIVLVLQESSIRLQRLIEDLLDFSTLELDGPRLQSERVRLDRLVEEVCATHRLASRTHGLDIRCALVEVCAQADRDKLRCVLDNLLSNAVKYSPTGGRIDVSLQLADRGAVIDVRDQGPGIPPEERRGVFEAFFQGSARSNGPIKGTGLGLSIARECVQLHNGTLEVLDADQGAHFRVTLPNAWRDCSDAA, encoded by the coding sequence GTGTCATTCTTTCGCTCCGGTTCCATACTGCGACTGGTCTTGCTCGGCTATGCGGCGGTGGCGGTGCCGTTGATGCTGGGCCTGATTGTCGCGGCCGCCTATGTCGACCAGTTGGCCCGCCATAGCCAAGTCAGCGTCTTTCACTCGGCCAACGCCACCCAGGCCAGTCGTATGCTGGTCGAACATGTGACCGCGCTGGAGCGCACCGCGCGCCAACTCCACGTGCTGGGCGATCAGGGGTTGCTCGAGGTGTACGAGTCCAGGCGCGCGCAACTACACCAGACGATCGATGATCTGCAGGGGCTGAGGCCCGCCCATCGGGAGGCCATCGAAGGACTGCGCACGCGCGAGGCCGAGGCCTACCGTCAACTCAGTTCGGGCGACGCGGCCCAGGTGCGCGCGGCGGTGGAAGCATTTGGCCAATTGAACGGCGCGGCACGCGCCGTGCTGGCGGAGAGCAGTCAGTTGATCGCCGACAGCGTCGCCGAGATGCAGCGTCTGGCCGACCGCACGCAGTCCCTGTTGTACTGGCAGATATGGGGACTCATTCCCGCCGCGCTGCTGCTGGGTGCGTTCTTCGCGACCTTGATCGTGCGGCCGCTCAAGCGCTTGAGCGGCGCTATACGGCGGCTGGGCGACGGCGATTTTTCCGGCCCGATCGCGGTACAAGGGCCGGATGATTTGCGGGCCCTTGGGCGACACCTCGAGTGGATGCGCCAGCGGGTCGTTGCGCTGGAGAATCAAAAGGTGAACTTTCTGCGCCATATGTCGCATGAGCTGAAGACGCCGCTGACCACCATCCGCGAGAGCAGCCAACTGCTGAACGAAGGGGTGGCCGGCACCTTGAACGATGAGCAGGGCGAGATCGTGCTCGTGTTGCAAGAGAGCAGTATTCGTCTGCAGCGCCTGATCGAGGACCTGCTCGATTTCAGCACCTTGGAGCTCGACGGCCCGCGATTGCAATCCGAGCGCGTGCGCTTGGACCGGCTGGTAGAGGAAGTCTGTGCCACCCACCGCCTCGCCTCTCGCACCCACGGCCTCGACATCCGCTGCGCCCTGGTGGAGGTGTGCGCCCAGGCCGACCGCGACAAGCTGCGCTGCGTGTTGGATAACTTGTTGTCCAATGCAGTGAAGTACTCGCCAACGGGCGGGCGCATCGATGTCAGCTTGCAACTCGCGGATCGCGGCGCCGTGATCGACGTCCGTGATCAAGGACCGGGCATCCCTCCCGAGGAGCGCCGCGGGGTCTTCGAAGCATTCTTCCAGGGTAGCGCGCGCTCCAACGGCCCTATCAAGGGCACCGGGCTCGGCCTTTCCATCGCGCGCGAGTGCGTGCAATTGCACAACGGTACCCTCGAGGTGCTCGATGCCGACCAGGGCGCACATTTTCGCGTCACCTTGCCGAACGCATGGCGGGATTGCAGTGATGCAGCGTAA
- a CDS encoding sigma 54-interacting transcriptional regulator: MTHKRTILVVDDDTALLKLLGIRLKASGWRVAVAESAEQALAVLDEVQPNVVITDLRMGGMDGMALFDAVHQRYPAMPVIVLTAHGTIPEAVEATKRGVFTFLTKPFESRALLDAVEHAYRLNAASGGGLEEADTDDWRAEVISRSTAMQEVLHQARRVADSNVAVLIQGESGTGKELLARAVHRASARREGAFLAINCSAIPENLLESELFGHAKGAFTGATHDHKGLFQAASGGTVFLDEIGDMPLVLQAKLLRVLQEKEVRAVGSTRSVPVDVRIVSATHRDLEAMVAEGSFREDLFYRLNVVRLDIPPLRERREDIQLLVNHFLREMGEEAAEARPMSFSDDAMACLLSAPWPGNVRQLQNVVEHTAALSTTAVIPGSLVRRALRQDVGAIPSFTIARQHFERDYLTRLMKMTEGNISQAARLAQRNRTELYKLLHRYHLKPETFRSRPASKGRA; encoded by the coding sequence ATGACGCACAAGCGCACCATCCTGGTGGTCGATGACGACACGGCCTTGCTCAAGCTGCTCGGCATTCGGCTCAAGGCGAGCGGGTGGCGGGTGGCGGTGGCCGAGAGTGCCGAGCAGGCGTTGGCGGTACTGGACGAAGTACAGCCGAATGTGGTGATTACCGACCTACGCATGGGGGGTATGGACGGCATGGCCCTGTTCGACGCCGTCCATCAGCGCTACCCGGCCATGCCGGTGATCGTGCTAACCGCGCACGGCACCATCCCCGAGGCGGTCGAGGCCACCAAACGCGGGGTGTTTACTTTCCTGACCAAGCCCTTCGAAAGCCGCGCCTTGCTCGACGCGGTCGAGCATGCCTATCGGCTCAACGCGGCGAGCGGCGGCGGGCTCGAGGAGGCGGACACCGACGACTGGCGCGCCGAGGTTATCAGTCGTAGTACGGCCATGCAGGAGGTGCTGCACCAGGCGCGGCGCGTGGCGGACAGTAACGTGGCGGTGCTGATTCAGGGCGAGAGCGGCACGGGCAAGGAGCTGCTGGCGCGGGCCGTGCACCGTGCCAGCGCACGGCGCGAGGGGGCGTTCCTGGCAATCAATTGCAGCGCCATACCGGAGAACCTGTTGGAGTCCGAACTCTTCGGTCACGCCAAGGGCGCCTTTACGGGCGCCACCCACGACCACAAGGGGCTGTTCCAGGCCGCGAGCGGCGGCACCGTGTTCCTGGATGAGATCGGCGACATGCCGCTGGTGCTGCAGGCCAAGCTGCTGCGCGTGCTCCAAGAGAAGGAGGTGCGTGCGGTCGGTTCGACACGGAGCGTGCCGGTGGACGTGCGCATCGTCTCCGCCACGCACCGCGACCTGGAGGCGATGGTCGCCGAGGGCAGCTTTCGCGAGGACCTGTTCTACCGTCTGAACGTCGTGCGGCTCGACATTCCGCCGCTGCGCGAACGGCGCGAGGATATTCAACTCTTAGTGAATCACTTCCTGCGCGAGATGGGGGAGGAGGCGGCGGAGGCGCGGCCGATGTCCTTCTCCGATGACGCCATGGCCTGCCTGCTCTCCGCGCCGTGGCCGGGAAACGTGCGTCAGTTGCAGAACGTGGTGGAACATACCGCCGCGCTCAGTACCACGGCGGTGATACCCGGGAGCCTGGTGCGCCGGGCGCTGCGCCAGGACGTGGGCGCTATTCCGTCCTTCACCATCGCGCGCCAGCACTTCGAACGCGACTACCTCACCCGGTTGATGAAAATGACGGAAGGCAACATCAGCCAGGCCGCGCGCCTTGCGCAGCGCAACCGCACCGAGCTTTACAAACTGCTGCACCGCTACCACCTCAAACCGGAAACCTTCCGCAGCCGCCCCGCCTCCAAGGGACGCGCCTGA
- a CDS encoding DNA-3-methyladenine glycosylase I, which yields MSSYCDHAPGHPWHGPYHDHEYGFPVREDAALFERLVLEINQAGLSWLTILKKRADFQRAYDGFDIDMVAAYGAAERARLLNDPGIVRNRLKVDAAIENARRLVALREVHGSFDAWLRHHHPRDRDAWTRLFKHTFKFTGGEIVNEFLTSIGYLPGAHRLDCPVHARILAAAPPWNG from the coding sequence ATGAGTTCCTACTGCGACCACGCACCTGGCCACCCATGGCATGGCCCCTACCACGACCACGAGTACGGCTTCCCCGTGCGCGAGGATGCCGCCCTGTTCGAGCGCCTGGTGCTCGAGATCAACCAGGCCGGCCTGTCGTGGCTGACGATCTTGAAGAAGCGGGCCGATTTTCAGCGCGCCTACGACGGCTTCGACATCGACATGGTGGCGGCGTACGGCGCGGCGGAACGGGCGCGGCTACTGAACGATCCCGGCATCGTGCGCAATCGCCTGAAGGTCGATGCCGCCATCGAGAATGCGCGGCGGCTGGTGGCCTTGCGCGAGGTACACGGCTCGTTCGATGCCTGGCTACGCCATCACCACCCGCGAGACCGCGACGCCTGGACGCGGCTGTTCAAGCACACCTTCAAATTCACCGGGGGCGAAATCGTCAACGAATTCCTGACGAGCATCGGCTACCTGCCCGGCGCGCATCGCCTCGACTGCCCCGTACATGCACGCATTCTGGCGGCCGCGCCGCCGTGGAACGGCTGA
- a CDS encoding pirin family protein: MRERKVQRLLRGRAASDGDGVRLSRVFGPGQGLDPFLLLDEFGSDEAADYIGGFPAHPHRGFETVTYMLEGEMLHEDHLGNRGRLTSGSVQWMTAGRGIIHSEMPQQEEGRMRGFQLWLNLPAREKMKPAGYRDIPPQEIPEVELPGARIKLIAGTLAHEGHTYAGAVTGITTQPLYLDVHLAAGAQLAVPVSAGHTAMVYVYEGEVQVAGERVGSGHLAALEDGEQVTLASTAPARALVLAAKPLREPVAHYGPFVMNTSQEVEQAMRDYRDGRLTG, from the coding sequence ATGCGTGAACGAAAGGTGCAACGACTGCTGCGCGGGCGCGCGGCCTCCGACGGTGACGGCGTGCGTCTGAGCCGGGTGTTCGGGCCGGGCCAGGGGCTGGACCCGTTCCTGCTGTTGGATGAGTTCGGTTCCGACGAGGCGGCCGATTACATCGGCGGCTTTCCCGCCCATCCGCACCGGGGCTTCGAGACGGTCACTTACATGCTGGAAGGCGAGATGTTGCACGAGGACCACCTCGGCAACCGCGGACGCTTGACCAGTGGCAGCGTGCAGTGGATGACCGCCGGGCGCGGCATCATCCACTCCGAGATGCCACAGCAGGAGGAAGGGCGCATGCGCGGCTTCCAGCTCTGGCTGAACCTGCCGGCGCGCGAGAAGATGAAACCGGCCGGCTATCGCGACATCCCGCCCCAGGAGATCCCCGAGGTCGAACTGCCCGGCGCCCGCATCAAGCTGATCGCGGGCACGCTTGCGCACGAGGGGCACACGTACGCCGGCGCCGTTACCGGTATCACCACGCAACCGCTGTACCTGGATGTGCACCTTGCGGCCGGCGCGCAACTCGCGGTACCGGTATCGGCGGGCCATACCGCCATGGTCTACGTCTATGAGGGCGAGGTGCAGGTGGCCGGTGAGCGCGTCGGCAGCGGTCACCTCGCGGCGCTGGAGGACGGCGAACAGGTGACGCTCGCCAGCACCGCGCCGGCCCGCGCCTTGGTGTTGGCCGCCAAGCCGCTACGCGAGCCGGTCGCGCATTACGGGCCGTTCGTGATGAACACCTCCCAAGAGGTCGAACAGGCCATGCGTGATTACCGCGATGGGCGTTTGACTGGCTGA
- a CDS encoding aminotransferase class V-fold PLP-dependent enzyme, giving the protein MHLAEQIAGEFPLRDDLVYLNHAAVAPWPRRTADAVARFANENATQGAYDYPTWLEHEARLRRQLQHLLNAPSVDDIALVKNTSEALSMVAHGLPWAPGDVVVSAAEEFPSNRIVWESLAPHGVTLRTVDLQAAADPEAALIAALDGPVRLLAISSVQYGTGLRLDLERLGRACRERGVLFCVDAIQSLGALPMDVQAVQADFAMADAHKWLLGPEGIAVFYVAAAQRERLALHEYGWHMREDYLDFDALNWRPARSARRFECGSPNMLGIHAFSASLSLLSEIGLDTVSENVLRNASYLLEAIAAIQGFELITRAERGRHAGIVTFRHVHVPAASLHRALSTAGVVCALRGGGVRFSPHFYTRTQQLERAVAALEQAAANP; this is encoded by the coding sequence ATGCACCTTGCGGAACAAATCGCCGGCGAGTTTCCGTTGCGCGACGACCTCGTCTACCTGAACCACGCGGCCGTCGCTCCCTGGCCACGGCGCACGGCTGACGCCGTCGCGCGTTTCGCCAACGAGAACGCCACCCAGGGCGCCTACGACTATCCGACCTGGCTGGAACACGAGGCGCGGCTGCGGCGTCAGTTGCAGCATCTGCTGAACGCGCCGTCGGTGGACGATATCGCGCTCGTCAAAAATACCTCCGAGGCCCTGTCCATGGTCGCGCATGGACTACCGTGGGCCCCCGGTGACGTGGTCGTCTCGGCCGCCGAAGAGTTTCCCTCCAATCGCATCGTGTGGGAGTCGCTGGCGCCGCATGGCGTGACGCTGCGTACGGTCGATCTGCAGGCGGCCGCGGATCCCGAAGCCGCGTTGATCGCCGCGCTCGACGGTCCGGTCCGGTTGCTGGCCATCAGTTCGGTCCAGTACGGCACCGGCCTGCGTCTGGACCTCGAGCGGCTCGGCCGCGCCTGCCGCGAGCGCGGCGTGCTGTTCTGCGTGGACGCAATCCAAAGCCTCGGCGCATTGCCCATGGACGTGCAGGCCGTGCAGGCGGATTTCGCCATGGCCGACGCCCACAAGTGGCTGCTCGGTCCCGAAGGCATTGCCGTGTTCTACGTCGCTGCCGCCCAGCGGGAGCGCCTGGCGCTACACGAGTACGGCTGGCACATGCGCGAGGACTACCTCGATTTCGATGCGCTGAACTGGCGGCCTGCTCGCTCGGCGCGGCGTTTCGAATGCGGCAGTCCGAACATGCTGGGCATCCACGCCTTTAGTGCCAGCCTGAGTCTGCTGAGCGAGATCGGGCTCGATACGGTATCTGAGAACGTGTTGAGGAATGCGTCGTATCTCCTTGAAGCCATAGCTGCTATACAGGGCTTCGAACTGATCACGCGCGCGGAACGAGGACGCCACGCGGGCATCGTGACCTTCCGTCACGTCCATGTGCCGGCGGCCTCGCTGCACCGCGCGTTGAGCACGGCCGGCGTGGTATGCGCCCTGCGTGGCGGCGGCGTGCGTTTTTCGCCGCACTTCTATACCCGCACGCAGCAGCTCGAGCGCGCCGTCGCAGCCCTCGAACAGGCTGCCGCGAACCCTTGA